CGGGACAGCCGGCCCCGCACCCGTACGACCGGCAGCCGCACCCGCATCCATACCCGCACCCATTCCCGCACCCGCAGCCGTACGCCGCCGACCCGGGCTGCCAGTTCTGCGGCGCCCGGCCCGCCGTGCAGGCCACCGTGCGCGGGCACCAGGGCCTCCTCGTCCTGATGCGGTTCCTCAGCCGCCGCGGAATGTTCTGCCGTTCCTGCGGACTGGCCACCTACCGGGAGATGTCCGCGAAGACGCTGTGGCAGGGCTGGTGGAGCCCGCTGTCCGTGGCCGTCACCCCGATCACCCTGCTGATGAACCTCGGTCCCCGTGGCCGCTTCCGCAAACTGGCCGCCCCCGCAGGCGGTTTCGGGCCCTCGCTCGACCCGGGCAGGTCACTGCTGCGCCGGCCGGTGGCACTGCTGTTCCTGCTGCCGATGGCCCTGGTGGTCCTGGCGGTTCCCACCTTGTTCGTGCTCGGCGCGTTCGTCGAAGGGGCCGGCATCGGGAAGGCGCCCACCCTCGCCGTCGGGGACTGCGTACGCAACGAGGGCGACTGGCAGGACCAGGACCTGGAGATCGTGGACTGCGGTGCGGCCGACGCGGAGTACAAGGTGACCCGCAGGCTCAACACCTCACAGGACGCGTGCGTCGGCGGTGAGATGCTCGCCGACGCCGAGTACAGCCCGGACAGGATGACGATTTCCTGCCTCGCCCCCGCCCGGTAGCGGCACGGGGGACCACCGGGTCTACGGGGGGGGGCGGGGGACAGGCGGTCAGCCCTCGCCGGGCCCCTCGCCGACTATGTCGCCCGGCCCGTCGCCGGGCACTTCGCCGGACCCGTCGGCCCGCCCCTCCCCGCACCCGAGCAGCGTCAGGAAGTCCCGGAAGGCCGCCGGCATCTCCACGTCCTCCGGGTCCAGCAGCCACTGCAGCTGCAGCCCGTCCATCACGGCGACCATCAGGGGCGCCGCCTGCTCCGGGGTCAGCCCGCAGGGCAGGGTGTCACCGCATTCCGCCCGCAGCACCTCGGCCATCGCGGCGCGTACGGCACGGAAGCGGGACTCGAAGAAGGCGCGGGCGGGGTGGTCCTCGGTGACGCTGTCGGCGGAGAGCACCGTGTAGGTCTGGACGAGGCCGGGGCGGGTGGCGTTGTAGTCGACGAGCTGGGCGAGGGTGTCGGTGTGCCGGGCGCCGGCCGCCGCGGCGGCCGAGGCCAGGTCCCAGCGGTCGCGCGTCTCCAGCACCCCCACCAGCAGCAGCTCCTTGGTGGGGAAGTGGTGCAGCAGGCCCTGCTGGGTCAGTCCGGCGCGTTCGGCGACGGCGGCGAGCGAGGTACGGCGGTAGCCGCGCTCGGCGATCAGCTCCATGGCGGCCTCCAGGATGGCCGCGCGCCGCTCCGCGCGCTGGGTCTCGCGCCCGCCGCCGGTCCGCCGCGCGCCCGGCCCGCCGCCGCGGGCTCCGTCCTGGTCTCGTGCAGTCACCGGCCGAGCGTAACCCTCCCGTGGAGATCCCGTACGACTGATGTAACGGAAAAGTAACGGCGCCTACCGATTGACAGGTGGGACGGTAAGAATCCGGACAGGGGGTCCGCACGTCCATTCAGGGAACACCGGAGAGCCGCATGACCGACCACCATCCTCACGGCCCCGCCGCTGACGCCGCCCACCATCATGCCGGTAGCCGCGCGCACGAGCACACCGCGGCCGTCGAGCGGGCACTCGCCACGCTCGACCTCGACACCAAGGTCCGGCTGCTGTCCGGCCAGGACATGTGGACCCTGCCGGCCGTGCCCGCGATCGGGCTGCGGTCACTGGTGATGTCGGACGGTCCGGTCGGGGTGCGGGGCCAGGAGTGGAACGCCGGGGACCCCTCGGTCGCGCTGCCCAGCCCTACGGCGCTGGCCGCCACCTGGGACCCCGAGCTGGCCCGCCGGGCCGGTCACCTCCTCGCCCAGGAGGCCCGCCGCAAGGGCGTACATGTCCTGCTGGCGCCGACCGTCAATCTGCACCGCTCACCGCTGGGCGGCCGCCACTTCGAGTGCTATGCGGAAGACCCGCTGCTCACCGGCGTGATCGGCGCCGGATATGTCCGCGGGGTGCAGGAGGGCGGCGTGGGGGCGACCGTCAAGCACTTCGTGGGCAACGACGCCGAGACCGACCGGCTCACCGTCGACAACCGCATCGCCCCCCGCCCGCTGCGCGAGCTCTATCTCGCGCCCTTCGAGCACATCGTCGAAAACGCCCGCCCCTGGGCGGTGATGACCGCCTACAACCAGGTCAACGGCTCGACGATGACCGAACACCGGGCTCTCGTCCAGGACGTCCTCCGCGGCGAATGGGGCTTCGACGGCTGCAATGTCTCCGACTGGACGGCCGCCCGCAACACCGTGCGCGCACTGCGCGGCGGCCTGGACGTGGCGATGCCGGGGCCCCGTACGGTCTACGGCGCGCCGCTCGCCGAGGTCGTCCGTACGGGTGAGGTCACCGAGGCGGAGGTGGACGCCGCGGTGCGCCGGGTGCTGCTGCTCGCCGCCCGCACGGGGTGCCTGGACGGGGTACCGGCCGCGGTCGGCCCGGCCGAGCTCCCGCGGGGGACCGACGGCCGGGCGGTGGCCCGTGAGGTCGCCCGGCGGGCCTGTGTCCTGCTGCGCAACGAGCCGGTGGGCGCGCGGCGGGCGCTGCCGCTGGATGCCGCCACGGTCCGCAGGGTCGCCGTCATCGGGACGGCCGCACGCGAGGCACGGGTGCTCGGCGGCGGATCCGCGACCGTCTTTCCCGACGCGGTCGTCTCCCCGCTGGAGGGGCTGCGCGCCGCACTCCCCGATGACGTCGAGGTCACCTACGCGGCCGGCGCCGATCCGCGCTCGCGGGTCGCGCACGCCCGTGAGGGCTTCACCCTGCGCGCCCGCTACCTGGCCGCGGACGGCCGGCTGCTCGCCGAGACCGCGCAATCCGACGGCAAGGTGCGGGTGATGGGCCGCTTCCCCGAGGGCGTCACCCGGCAGAACCTGGGCGCCGTCGAACTGACCGGCAGCTTCACCCCGCAGGACACCGGCCACCACACCCTCGCCGTCTCCGGCACCGGTGAGCTGCGGCTGACCGTCGGAGGCGCGGTGCTCTTCGACGGCCGGTGCGCGCCGGCGGGCGGCGACCCCTTCGAGGCGTTTCTGAACCCCGCCGAACGGCGGGTGACGGCGCAGCTGACGGCGGGCGAGCGCGTCGAGGTCACCCTGCGGTTCGTGCCGGACGGTACGGAGCGTGGCGAGGGGCCGGCCGCGCTGACGTTCGCCCTCGGCCACCGGGCGCCGCAGGCCGATGCGGACGCGGAGCTCGCCGAGGCGGTCCGCGCCGCGGCCGCCGCCGATGTGGCGATCGTCGTCGTCGCCACCACCGAAGAGACCGAGTCCGAGGGCTTCGACCGCGGTGATCTGCGGCTGCCCGGCCGCCAGGACGAGCTGGTCCGCCGGGTCGCCGCCGCCAACCCGCACACCGTGGTGGTCGTCAACTCCGGCTCCCCGGTGGAGCTTCCGTGGCGCGAGCAGGTCCCCGCCGTGCTGCTGAGCTGGTTCCCCGGCCAGGAGGCGGGGGCGGCGCTGGCGGACGTCCTGCTCGGCGCCCATGAGCCGGGCGGCCGGCTGCCCACCACCTGGCCGGCCCGCCTCGACGACGCCCCGGTCACCACCGTCACCCCGGCCGACGGCCAACTCGACTACGCCGAGGGCGTGTTCATCGGCTACCGCGCCTGGCAGCGGTCCGCTGCCGCGCCCGCCTACCCCTTCGGACACGGCCTCGGCTACACCGACTGGGAGTACGAGTCGCTGGACACCACCCCGGACTCGGTGCGGGTGCGGATCCGCAACGCCGGTGACCGGCCCGGCCGCGAGGTCGTCCAGATCTATCTGGCGCCCACCGCGGACGCCGCCCCCGATGCTCCGGAGCGCCCGGCGCGCTGGCTGGCCGGCTTCGCCGTCGTCGAGGCCGGTCCCGGAGAGAGCGCCGAGGCCGAGATCCCGCTGCCGGACCGCGCGTTCGCGGTCTGGGACGCGGAGGACGGCGGCTGGCACCGGGTCAAGGGCGTCTATCTCGTCGAGGCGGCGCACAGCGTCGACGACCGCAGGCTGACGGCGGAGGTCACCGTCGGCTGACGGGGCCGGAGGCGGGGGCGCTCCTCCCCAGGGACGCCCCCGCCGGTCCCGTCGGCCCCTCATGAGGGCACCACCGACACATCACCGCCGCTCGTGCGTGCCGTGACCTTGTGCGCGGAGTTCTCGTCCTTCGGTACGGAGACCTTGCTGTTGCCGCCGCTGGTCGTGGCCTCGACGTCGTAGGAGCCCTTCGGCAGCCGGATGGTGACATCGCCTCCGCTGGTGCGGCCCGACACCTCGTCCGGGGCCGTGGACAGCGCGAGATCCACATTGCCGCCGCTGGTCCGCGCCGTCGCCGTGCGGGCCGTGGAGTCCTTGACGGTGATGTCGCCGCCGCTGGTCTCCGCGTCGATGCCGCCCGTGGCGCCGCGGACGGTGATGTCTCCGCCGCTGGTCCGCAGATGGACCGAGGCGTTGCGCGGCAGCAGCACCCGGTAGGTCACCTCGCACCGGCGCCCCATACCGCAGTCCTCGGCCTCGAGCGTCAGCCGGCCGTTCTTGACCCCGTGCTCGGGGCTCGGCTTCTGCTCGTTGTAGACGTACTTCTCCGTCACCTTGACCGGGCCGCCGCCGTCGACCGGGACGACCTCTATGTCCCCGCCGTGCGTGGTCGCCGACAGTGCGGTGACCTTGCCCTGCACGGTGTACGTACGCTCGGCCTCCTTCGTCGGGCCGGAACCCATCAGCGAGCAGCCGGTCGTGAAGACGGCCAACGCCGCACAGGACAGCACGAGATGAGGGGTACGCAGGCGGGCCATGGCGAGAGGTCTCCCGGGGCAGACAACGAACGGAAACGGAAACGGCAACGGAAACGAAACGGACCGGACAACCGGTCACTGCCATCGTTCCGCCCCGCCCCGCCCCGTGGCGTCGCCGCACAGGATGACCTTCGCCCCGCCGTGCCCTTAGGGGTTTCCCGCACTCCGCGGCCGCACCGAGAAGCCGTACACGGTCTCCGAGCGATAGGTCCCGCCGGGCCGCAGCACCGTACTGGGGAAGTCCGGGCGGTTGGGGGAGTCCGGGAAGTGCTGAGTTTCCAGGGCCAGTCCGGCCGCCGGACCGTAGGGGACGCCCGACGTACCGGTCAGGGTGCCGTCGAGATGACCGGCGGTGTAGAGCTGCAGACCGGGCTCGGTGGTGGCCAGTTCCAGCGCGCGCCCGGAGCGCGGGTCGTACAACTCCGCGACCGTGCGCGGCGCGTGACGCACTCCGCCGTCCAGCGCGAAGTTGTGGTCGAAGGCGCCGCCCACCGCGCGCGCCGTCCGGAAGTCGAAGCGGGTGCCGGTGACCTCGGCGGGCGCGCCGGGCACCGGAATGCCGCTGTCGTCGCACGGCGTGTACCGGGACGCCGCCAGCCGCAGCTCGTGCCCGGCGGCGCTGCCGCTGCCGTCACCGCCCAGATTGAGGTACGTGTGGTTGGTGAGGTTGACGACGGTCGGTGCGTCGGTCCGCGCCCAGGAGACGATGCGCAGCGCGCCGCCGGGGGAGAGGGTGTACGTCACGCGCACGTCCAGCGCGCCGGGGAAGCCCTCCTCACCGTCCGGGCTGACCCGGCGGAGCTGCACACCGCCGTCGACCTCCCGGGCGTCCCACACCACCCGGGAGAAGTTCCGCGACCCGCCGTGCAGGCTGTTGCGCCCGTCGTTCGGTGTCAGCGCCCAGGTCCTGCCGTCGAGCCGGAACGACGCCCCGGCGATCCGGTTCGCATACCGCCCGACCACCGCGCCGAAGTACGACCCGCCGTGCGCGACGTACGAGCCGAGGTCCGCGAAGCCCAGCGCCAGTTGCCCCCGCGTCCCGTCCCGGTCGGGGGCCTCCACCGTCTGGATGATCCCGCCGTAGGTCAGCACCCGGACCCGTACCCCGCCGGGGCCCGACTCCAGGGTCCAGCGGTCGACCCGCGTACCGTCCTCCAGCGTGCCGAAGGGTTCCCGGCCGACCTGCGTCTTCATGGCTGCGAGCCTATGCCCGCCGGTCCCCGCGCGGTGCCCGGGGAGCGCGCTCAGGTGCTGCGGCCGGGCCGGGTGATCGTGCGGAACGCCAGCTCCGCCAGCTCCTTCTGGCCGCCGGTGCCGGGGTGGAACCAGTCCCAGGTGCTCAACTGCCGCCCCGTGAAGCGGTAGTCGAAGACCGCCTTGTCGAACCGGCACAGCGGGTCCTTGCCGCACACCTCCGCCAGCGCCGTGTTGTACGCCATCACCCGGTCCCGGACCTTCGCCCGGCGGTCGTGCGCCGCCTGCGTCAGATCGTCCGGATCGCGCAGCATGGACCCGCAGATGCCCAGCTTCCACACCTGCTTGCCGAGCGGGTTCTTGCGCCCTTCCGACCACAGCCGCAGCAGGTCCGGCACCGCCGCGACATACACCTGGGTGTGCGGCAGGGCGCGCCGCAGATACTTCATGGACCGCGCGAAGTCGGTGCGGAAGGCGTCCGTCGGGGTCATCGTCCGGACGTCCCGCCGGCAGGCGTCGTTGGCGCCGATCAGGACCGTGACCAGCTCGGGCCTGCGGTCGGCGGCCGCGGTGACCTGGTCGGGCAGGTCGCTCATCAGCGCACCGGTCCTGGCGAGGTTCCAGCTGTGGGTGGAGGGGTGTTTGACCAGCCGTCGGGCGAGGCTGTCGACCTTGGGGTCGGTGCCGGTGGCCCAGGAGACCTGCGGACAGTCGGAGAGGACCGTGCAGGCGTCGAAGCCGACGGTGATGGAGTCGCCGAGAGCGGCGATGGAGCGGGGGGCGGTGCGCCAGACGGGCGCCTTCGCGGACTTCCGTTTGCCCCCGGCGCCGGACTCCGGAGCGGAGCCGTCACCACTACAGCCGGTGAGGGCGATCACCAGTGCGGAACCGATGGCGACGGTGCGTGAGGAACGGAGGCGGAAGCGGCGGCGCCGGGGGCGAAAGGGCCGATCGATCCGCGTCATCCCCTGTCCCCCTCCGGCGTGCGAGTGATATCTCTTCGGGTACCGACGGTACGTCACCCCTGCGACCGGCACCGCGCGATAGCTTTGCCCCGTGCTTGCCGGGCGGTGACCCAAAGTGGCGAGTGCAGTCGGCACAGACAAATTACATCACGTCATTTCCTGTCCCTTTTGCGGCAAATTCCGCCTAATGGTGTTTACTGTAGGTCACCAGCATGCTGGTGCCGAAGTGACCACTGGGGCAGAATGACCACTGTCCCGGCCGCAACCGGAACGGGCACGAGGCCGCTGGGGAAGGCGAACCTCGAACCGCACTGGAGGTCCCGGTGACGACACGTGGAGTTCTGTACGTCCACTCCGCTCCGCGCGCGCTGTGCCCGCACGTCGAATGGGCCGTCGCGGGCGTCCTCGGTGTGCGCGTCAACCTCGACTGGATCCGCCAGCCGGCGTCCCCGGGCACCTGGAGAGCCGAGTTCTCCTGGCAGGGCGAGGCCGGCACGGCCTCCAAGCTGGCCTCCGCGCTGCGCGGCTGGCATCTGCTGCGCTTCGAGGTGACCGCGGAACCCTGCTCCACCGCGGAGGGCGAGCGCTACAGCTCCACCCCCGATCTGGGGATCTTTCACGCCGTCACGGGCATCCACGGCGACATCCTCATCCCCGAGGACCGGCTGCGCGCCGCGGTCGCCCGCTCGGCACGCGGCGAGACCGAACTGGCCGCCGAGGTCGCCAAGCTCCTCGGCAAACCGTGGGACGACGAACTGGAGCCCTTCCGGTACGCGGGCGAGGGCGCCCCGGTGCGCTGGCTGCACCAAGTCGTATGAGGAGTCAGGCGCCGGTCGGCTGCCTCCATCAGGTCGTCTAGGCAACGGCGCGCTCCGACACGCGGCGGCGGTTGCCTTCGAGTCCGCTCGACGTCCTAGCGTGCCGTCATGGCCGACAACACGTCATCCGACACTCTGTCCGTAGCGGTGCTCGGCACCGGCATCATGGGCGCGGCGATGGCCCGCAATCTCGCCCGGGCCGGTCTGGACGTCCGCGCCTGGAACCGGACCCGCGCCAGGGCCGAGCCCCTGGCTGCCGACGGCGTCCGCGTCACCGGCACGCCCGCCGAGGCGGTGGACGGTGCCGAGGTGGTCCTCACGATGCTGCTCGACGGCCCGGCCGTCCTCGACGCGCTGCGACAGGCCGCCGCCGCGCTGACGCCCGGCGCCCTCTGGCTCCAGATGAGCACGGTCGGGACCGACGGGCTCGCCCCGCTCGCCCGCTTCGCCGACGAGCACCGCCTGCGATTCGTGGACGCCCCCGTACTGGGCACCAAGGCGCCCGCGGAGAAGGGCGAGTTGACGGTCCTGGCGGCCGGGCCGCAGGACGTACGGGAGCGTGCCGGGCGGGTCTTCGACGTCATCGGGAGCACCACCCGGTGGGTCGGCGAGGACGGTGCGAGCGGGCCTGCCAGCCGCCTCAAGCTCGTCATCAACAGCTGGGTGCTGACGGTCATCAACGGCACCGGCGAGGCCCTCGCGCTCGCCGAGGGGCTCGGGGTGGACCCGCGCGACTTCCTCGCCGCGGTCGCCGGCGGCTCGCTCGACCTGCCCTATCTGCGGCTGAAATCCGCGCTGATCCTGGCCGATAACTACCCGGCGAGCTTCACGGTGTCCGCGGCCCGCAAGGACGCCCGGCTCATCACGGAGGCCGCCCAGGGGGCCGGGGTGCGGATGGATCTGGTGGCGGCGGACGCGGAACGCTTCCGCCGGGCCGAGGAGCAGGGCCACGGCCAAAAGGACGCCGTGGCGGCGTACTTCGCGAGCTTCGACGGCTGAGACGGCCGAGGGCCCGCCCGGTGGTCACCGGACGGGCCCTCAGGGGGTGCTGAGCGCGCCTCAGACCGTACGGAAGGCGAGGACCACGTTGTGGCCGCCGAAGCCGAACGAGTCGTTCAGGGCCGCGATCCGGCCCTCGGCCGGCAGCGCGCGGGGCTCGCCGCGGACGATGTCGGCGTCGACCTCCGGGTCGAGCTGGTCGATGTTGATCGTCGGCGGGGCGGTGCGGTTCTTGAGCGCGAGGACCGTGGCCACCGTCTCGACGCCGCCCGCGCCACCCAGGAGGTGGCCGGTCATCGACTTCGTGCTGGTGATGGCCATGTGGTCGACGTCGTCGCCGAACGCCTTGCGCAGTGCCCTGAGCTCACCGACGTCACCGGCCGGCGTCGAGGTCGCATGCGCGTTGACATGCACGATCTCGGCGGGGTCGAGCCCTGTGTTGTCGAGCAGGTTCTGCAGCGCCGCCGCGATGCCGTTGCCGGACGGCTCGGGCTGCGTGATGTGGTGGGCGTCGGCCGAGATGCCCTGGCCGACGGCCTCCGCGTAGATCGTGGCGCCGCGGGCCTTGGCGTGCTCCTCGGACTCCAGGATGATCACGCCCGCGCCCTCACCGAGCACGAAGCCGTTGCGGTCGACGTCCCAGGGGCGGGAGGCGCCCTGCGGGTCGTCGTTGTTCTTGGACATCGCCATCATGTTGCCGAACGCCACGATCGGCAGCGGGTGGATGGCCGCCTCCGTGCCACCCGCGACGACGACGTCGGCGCGGCCGGAGCGGATCATCTCGATCGCGTAGCCGATGGCCTCGGCGCCCGACGCGCACGCCGAGACCGGTGTGTGCACACCGGCGCGGGCGTTGAACTCGATGCCGACGTTGGCGGACGGAGAGTTCGGCATCAGCATCGGCACGGTGTGCGGGGAGACGCGGCGAACGCCCTTCTCCTTGAGCACGTCGTACTGGTCGAGCAGGGTCGTCACACCACCGATACCGGAGGCGATGACGGCGCCCAGACGGTCGGGGTTGACCGCCGTGTCCTCGCCCGCCTTGGCGGTGAAGCCCGCGTCCTTCCAGGCCTCCTGGGCCGCGACGAGCGCGAACTGCGCCGAGCGGTCCAGCTTGCGTGCCTGCGGACGCGGAATGATCTCGGACGGTTCAACGGCGATCTGACCGGCGATACGGACCGGCAGATCAGTGGCCCAGTCCTGTTCGAGGGTGCTGACACCGGAGCGTCCGGCGAGCAGGGCCTGCCAGGTCGAAGCGCTGTCGCCACCCAGCGGTGTGGTTGCGCCGATACCGGTGACGACCACGGTGCGATTGGTCGCGTTCACGGGAATTCTTACTCCACGGGTAGAGGGGTCTGAATCGACGGCGCCACCGCGGGGTGGCGACATGCGCAGGGGCTGGATCAGCCCTGGTGCTTGAGGATGTACTCGGTCGCGTCGCCGACCGTCTTGAGGTTCTTGACGTCGTCGTCCGGGATCTTCACGTCGAAGCGCTCTTCGGCGGCGACGACGACCTCGACCATGGACAGCGAGTCAACGTCCAGGTCGTCGGTGAAGGACTTGTCCACCTGGACGTCCTCGGTGGGGATCCCGGCGATCTCGTTCACGATCTCGGCGAGACCGGCGACGATCTCTTCCTGAGTGGCGGCCATGATGGCGCTCCTTCGGTCATTTTAAGGGGAAACTACGTTACTTGCGGTGAAGATCCGTGCGACGGCCGAAACGTCCGATGACGTACGGCGCTGCGCAGATCTTGCCTAGGGGAGGGTAACGACCGTCGCGGCGTAGACGAGACCCGCCCCGAAGCCGATGACCAGCGCGGTGTCGCCGCTCTTGGCCTGTCCGGTCGCCAACAGCCGCTCCATGGCGAGCGGAATGGAGGCGGCCGAGGTGTTGCCGGTGGTCTCCACGTCACGGGCGACCGTCACGCTCTCCGGCAGCTTCAGAGTCTTCACCATCGAGTCGATGATCCGCATGTTGGCCTGGTGCGGAATGAAGACGTCCAGGTCGTCCGGGCTGACCCCGGCCGCGTCCAGCGCCTGCTGGGCGACCTTCGCCATCTCGAACACCGCCCACCGGAAGACCGCCTGGCCCTCCTGGGTGATGGCGGGGTAGCGGATCTCCTCCGGAGCGGGACGCCCCTCGGGAGCGTCTCCCCCGGGGACCGGCGTGGGGCGGTAGACGTCCCAGCCCAGCGTCTGCTTGATGGTCTCGGCCTTGTCGCCCTCCGAACCCCAGACCGTGGGGCCGATCGCGGGCTCGTTGGCCGGGCCGACGATCACCGCGCCGGCCCCGTCACCGAAGAGGAAGGCCGTCGCGCGGTCTTCCAGGTCGGTCAGGTCCGAGAGCCGCTCCACGCCGAGGACCAGCACATACTCCGCCGAGCCCTCGGTCACCAGACCCTTCGCCAGGGTCAGGCCGTAGCCGAAGCCCGCACAGCCCGCCGAGATGTCGAACGCGGCCGGCTTGCCGGCACCGATACGGTGCGCGATCTCGGTCGCGATCGCCGGGGTCTGCTTGAAGTGCGAAACGGTGGAGACGATCACGGCGCCGATCTGCTCGGGCGTGATGCCGGCGTCGGCGATG
This genomic stretch from Streptomyces nigrescens harbors:
- a CDS encoding SGNH/GDSL hydrolase family protein, which gives rise to MTRIDRPFRPRRRRFRLRSSRTVAIGSALVIALTGCSGDGSAPESGAGGKRKSAKAPVWRTAPRSIAALGDSITVGFDACTVLSDCPQVSWATGTDPKVDSLARRLVKHPSTHSWNLARTGALMSDLPDQVTAAADRRPELVTVLIGANDACRRDVRTMTPTDAFRTDFARSMKYLRRALPHTQVYVAAVPDLLRLWSEGRKNPLGKQVWKLGICGSMLRDPDDLTQAAHDRRAKVRDRVMAYNTALAEVCGKDPLCRFDKAVFDYRFTGRQLSTWDWFHPGTGGQKELAELAFRTITRPGRST
- the fabF gene encoding beta-ketoacyl-ACP synthase II gives rise to the protein MNATNRTVVVTGIGATTPLGGDSASTWQALLAGRSGVSTLEQDWATDLPVRIAGQIAVEPSEIIPRPQARKLDRSAQFALVAAQEAWKDAGFTAKAGEDTAVNPDRLGAVIASGIGGVTTLLDQYDVLKEKGVRRVSPHTVPMLMPNSPSANVGIEFNARAGVHTPVSACASGAEAIGYAIEMIRSGRADVVVAGGTEAAIHPLPIVAFGNMMAMSKNNDDPQGASRPWDVDRNGFVLGEGAGVIILESEEHAKARGATIYAEAVGQGISADAHHITQPEPSGNGIAAALQNLLDNTGLDPAEIVHVNAHATSTPAGDVGELRALRKAFGDDVDHMAITSTKSMTGHLLGGAGGVETVATVLALKNRTAPPTINIDQLDPEVDADIVRGEPRALPAEGRIAALNDSFGFGGHNVVLAFRTV
- a CDS encoding aldose epimerase family protein; the protein is MKTQVGREPFGTLEDGTRVDRWTLESGPGGVRVRVLTYGGIIQTVEAPDRDGTRGQLALGFADLGSYVAHGGSYFGAVVGRYANRIAGASFRLDGRTWALTPNDGRNSLHGGSRNFSRVVWDAREVDGGVQLRRVSPDGEEGFPGALDVRVTYTLSPGGALRIVSWARTDAPTVVNLTNHTYLNLGGDGSGSAAGHELRLAASRYTPCDDSGIPVPGAPAEVTGTRFDFRTARAVGGAFDHNFALDGGVRHAPRTVAELYDPRSGRALELATTEPGLQLYTAGHLDGTLTGTSGVPYGPAAGLALETQHFPDSPNRPDFPSTVLRPGGTYRSETVYGFSVRPRSAGNP
- a CDS encoding LppU/SCO3897 family protein, with the protein product MANPPPPHGPYPYAPPYGQQPPGPSPQRPAGTSPQRPAGTSPQPPVGPYDPQPGQPAPHPYDRQPHPHPYPHPFPHPQPYAADPGCQFCGARPAVQATVRGHQGLLVLMRFLSRRGMFCRSCGLATYREMSAKTLWQGWWSPLSVAVTPITLLMNLGPRGRFRKLAAPAGGFGPSLDPGRSLLRRPVALLFLLPMALVVLAVPTLFVLGAFVEGAGIGKAPTLAVGDCVRNEGDWQDQDLEIVDCGAADAEYKVTRRLNTSQDACVGGEMLADAEYSPDRMTISCLAPAR
- a CDS encoding NAD(P)-dependent oxidoreductase; amino-acid sequence: MADNTSSDTLSVAVLGTGIMGAAMARNLARAGLDVRAWNRTRARAEPLAADGVRVTGTPAEAVDGAEVVLTMLLDGPAVLDALRQAAAALTPGALWLQMSTVGTDGLAPLARFADEHRLRFVDAPVLGTKAPAEKGELTVLAAGPQDVRERAGRVFDVIGSTTRWVGEDGASGPASRLKLVINSWVLTVINGTGEALALAEGLGVDPRDFLAAVAGGSLDLPYLRLKSALILADNYPASFTVSAARKDARLITEAAQGAGVRMDLVAADAERFRRAEEQGHGQKDAVAAYFASFDG
- a CDS encoding beta-glucosidase family protein; translation: MTDHHPHGPAADAAHHHAGSRAHEHTAAVERALATLDLDTKVRLLSGQDMWTLPAVPAIGLRSLVMSDGPVGVRGQEWNAGDPSVALPSPTALAATWDPELARRAGHLLAQEARRKGVHVLLAPTVNLHRSPLGGRHFECYAEDPLLTGVIGAGYVRGVQEGGVGATVKHFVGNDAETDRLTVDNRIAPRPLRELYLAPFEHIVENARPWAVMTAYNQVNGSTMTEHRALVQDVLRGEWGFDGCNVSDWTAARNTVRALRGGLDVAMPGPRTVYGAPLAEVVRTGEVTEAEVDAAVRRVLLLAARTGCLDGVPAAVGPAELPRGTDGRAVAREVARRACVLLRNEPVGARRALPLDAATVRRVAVIGTAAREARVLGGGSATVFPDAVVSPLEGLRAALPDDVEVTYAAGADPRSRVAHAREGFTLRARYLAADGRLLAETAQSDGKVRVMGRFPEGVTRQNLGAVELTGSFTPQDTGHHTLAVSGTGELRLTVGGAVLFDGRCAPAGGDPFEAFLNPAERRVTAQLTAGERVEVTLRFVPDGTERGEGPAALTFALGHRAPQADADAELAEAVRAAAAADVAIVVVATTEETESEGFDRGDLRLPGRQDELVRRVAAANPHTVVVVNSGSPVELPWREQVPAVLLSWFPGQEAGAALADVLLGAHEPGGRLPTTWPARLDDAPVTTVTPADGQLDYAEGVFIGYRAWQRSAAAPAYPFGHGLGYTDWEYESLDTTPDSVRVRIRNAGDRPGREVVQIYLAPTADAAPDAPERPARWLAGFAVVEAGPGESAEAEIPLPDRAFAVWDAEDGGWHRVKGVYLVEAAHSVDDRRLTAEVTVG
- a CDS encoding DUF4097 family beta strand repeat-containing protein: MARLRTPHLVLSCAALAVFTTGCSLMGSGPTKEAERTYTVQGKVTALSATTHGGDIEVVPVDGGGPVKVTEKYVYNEQKPSPEHGVKNGRLTLEAEDCGMGRRCEVTYRVLLPRNASVHLRTSGGDITVRGATGGIDAETSGGDITVKDSTARTATARTSGGNVDLALSTAPDEVSGRTSGGDVTIRLPKGSYDVEATTSGGNSKVSVPKDENSAHKVTARTSGGDVSVVPS
- a CDS encoding ketoacyl-ACP synthase III, which codes for MTSKIKPSKGAPYARIMGVGGYRPTRVVPNEEILKHIDSSDEWIRSRSGIATRHWAGPEETVATMSVEASGKAIADAGITPEQIGAVIVSTVSHFKQTPAIATEIAHRIGAGKPAAFDISAGCAGFGYGLTLAKGLVTEGSAEYVLVLGVERLSDLTDLEDRATAFLFGDGAGAVIVGPANEPAIGPTVWGSEGDKAETIKQTLGWDVYRPTPVPGGDAPEGRPAPEEIRYPAITQEGQAVFRWAVFEMAKVAQQALDAAGVSPDDLDVFIPHQANMRIIDSMVKTLKLPESVTVARDVETTGNTSAASIPLAMERLLATGQAKSGDTALVIGFGAGLVYAATVVTLP
- a CDS encoding DUF3145 domain-containing protein, with product MTTRGVLYVHSAPRALCPHVEWAVAGVLGVRVNLDWIRQPASPGTWRAEFSWQGEAGTASKLASALRGWHLLRFEVTAEPCSTAEGERYSSTPDLGIFHAVTGIHGDILIPEDRLRAAVARSARGETELAAEVAKLLGKPWDDELEPFRYAGEGAPVRWLHQVV
- a CDS encoding acyl carrier protein; its protein translation is MAATQEEIVAGLAEIVNEIAGIPTEDVQVDKSFTDDLDVDSLSMVEVVVAAEERFDVKIPDDDVKNLKTVGDATEYILKHQG
- a CDS encoding TetR/AcrR family transcriptional regulator; the encoded protein is MTARDQDGARGGGPGARRTGGGRETQRAERRAAILEAAMELIAERGYRRTSLAAVAERAGLTQQGLLHHFPTKELLLVGVLETRDRWDLASAAAAAGARHTDTLAQLVDYNATRPGLVQTYTVLSADSVTEDHPARAFFESRFRAVRAAMAEVLRAECGDTLPCGLTPEQAAPLMVAVMDGLQLQWLLDPEDVEMPAAFRDFLTLLGCGEGRADGSGEVPGDGPGDIVGEGPGEG